GCGATTCTGGGGGCTCCTTTCTGAGTTCCTCCTGCAGGTCAATCATTTGATCCCCAGGGTTTAGGATACTTTCTCCAACTCAGCCTTCTCTAGGCAGATTTTACCTTACAGATGTGATTGTtgatttctggaagaaaaaaaagtttgagcgACCAGAGAAGTCACATTAGTCAGTTTGCGGGGTCCCTGAAAAGAGGGGCTTTATGCAGCACAGATGCACACCAGCACACCTGGACCGTGGACCACCACTGTTACGGAAACCACTTTTGTTGTTCATCTGGACACCCAAAAACTTTGGGAAGGGAAGTGTAAGAATTTTAGAGATGATCTAGTGAGTCCTTTTCTCAATCCATgaagcagaggctgggggagTGAATTTACTTGGTCCAGATTACGTACTAGTTAAAGGGTCCCTCCGCCGTATTCTGCTGTGTCTggggatagaaaaaaaaaaatgggggaagaagtgaaagagtagcCTTACTGATAGCTCTTGGGTTTTAATATGACTATAAAAGTAAAAGCACTTTTCAGAGCGAGAAGAAAGTGATGGATTTTTGCATAGAAGGGAGTTTGAGATTACATCAAAGGCTTCTGTTAGATTAAAACCTCAGATTGTCATGGACTTAATATTGGTGGGATTTTTAAATACCCATATAAACTCTAATACTGTTTAATAACATTAGATTTTTTTGTAAACTAGACAGTCAGGCATTGCCATTTCTTGTTTCTCCAGCTACAACTAAGTATTACAGAGgtcaaatgtattttatatcaattattttttGCCACAACTGTCATTAAAGAAACCACTAACTTTAAAAGTGCTGAAGGTTATCAGCAGAATTAGTGCTGCCACAGAATTTCGGGGAATCACTGACATCTTTAAGGAATTTTAAGTTGATCTTTCCTATTTTTAgttgaattctgtttttaataagtAGTAAGTTGTAAgagaggacccccccccccaaaaaaaaaaagaatttgcaccACCACCATATCAGGGTTCCTCTTATAGTGAATATGCACTCATATTCCCTTTAGATATTTTGGGAAAGCAGAGTATTGAAATGCCTgatatgtttgttttgttgtttatttatttggccgagtggcatgcaggatcttagttcccctgaccagggattgagcccatgcctcctgcaatggaagagcagagccctgaccactggaccaccagggaactcccaaatgTCTGCTATGTTCAGGGGATGCATATTTCTACTGAGAAAAATGGAGATTTTCCCACTAGTTCAACTGAATGCAGAATATTTTTCTGCTCTATTAAATGTTTGAAAGTGACAAACAGTTATATCGATAACATTTAGGAAAATACTTTTTTGAATGACTGTgagtaaataaaagtattttattatgtatCAAAAAGCCAAGCCTCAAGCAGAAATGGCTTGGGTAAAACAAAGATTACCATAGTATCACTGCTCTGAGAAAATTGTGAAACCAATGTTAAGTACTACAGCCACTAAATTCATATAAAAACAtgactcatttttaaagtatattttaatatcctGAATTTGCACCTTTTTTTCCTTCCGTGtttctttgtgtcattttcatgtggaatatatatatatatatatatatatatatataaaatgtataattatatgTTTGATCATCAGACTCTACCACATATGTCCAACTCACTTATGGTGATAATTAGCatagtgtgcagcaacgaagcaGCGAACCTCCCATTAAAATGAATGCATTTGGAGGACAAAGTTTGACTGAAATATGGCTTATGTCTTGTTTTGTCAGGTTTTccaaattttacataaatttatacAATAACATAACAATGTATTGCCTTAAAATGCAACATGAACCTGAacctaaattaataaataagcatcaaatgtttttaaaaagtcaaatagtaACAATACCTTAATTTTCTTCAATCCCGTCAATATAAGTGTTGGCGTGCACATgggaaaaaatgcaaacaataaTTCCAGTGATATAGCCACTAAAGTGGTTGCTACTGTCATCAGAGTGAGAACTGGGTGACTCAAATGACTTCATTTAATTATGGAGCTAAGACCAAACAACTGTGGGAATTATGGTTTCAGAATAGAATgtccgggacttcctaggtggtgcagtggttaagaatctgcctgccaacacaggggacatgggttccatccttggtctgggaagatcccacatgccgtggagcaactaagcccgtgtgccacaagtattgagcctgcactctaagaGCCCATGAgtgcaactgttgagcccgtgagctgcaattactgaagcccgttcacctagagcccaagctcagcagcaagagaagccactgcaatgaggagcctgcataccacaatgaagggtaacccccacttgccacaactagagaaagcctgtgtgcagcaatgaagacccaacacagccaattaattaattaattaatcaaaaaaaaaagaaagaatagaatgtCAATGCCATAACTTTCAGAATGTTACTTATGTAACAAAATTCTAGAGGAGATAGGAAGAAGTATAAGaccaatttccttatttttcctagAAATGAATCAGTCAGTACTTGCATATGATTTATACATGGACTTCAAACAAATAACTCAGTCTCCTAACAGTCTCCATTATCTTTTGTTATTAAccatttaaagaacttttacacatctttaatattgaagaaatatttatctgaaattcaggaaTTCCTGTCAATTTTATGTCCATTTCCTATTTTCCCTCCTGGTAAATCCAGGTAAAGCTAAATTTATTACACTTGTGAAAACATTTATTACAAGATTTCTTTTCATAAAACCTTTTAAGTCCATCCTTCTAACTCATCATTTGGTTGGGAGGATATTCACCTAATGTTAAGGATGGATATTTCTAACTGATGTGAtggttattttgcttttatttttgtactttaatGTTTTGCTTGACTCCTTTAATATAATAAGCATTTGTCTTTATAactgaaaaaattcaaaaagtgTGAATTCATTTACAGGATGAAACCTACTTTATTAGGTCTGATTTTAATGTATATCAGCCAATAGAAACATACTTAAATAGAAGAATGAATTCAAGGAGTCATGGTGAAAATTCTGGAtactttattataataaatgactgtaatatatattaatatataataattatataatagtaaaatataatatacatatattgtatgtAATAggtattatataataataaatgttaaatgacaTATATTTTGGTCATAAAATAAGAagtagccaaaaaaataagtgCAAGATTATGTCTTTGAAAAACTGTCTATGCAAGTCTGGTGACTAGACAGTTACATGAACTAGAgctgaaaatttaattttaaagaatacatgttttaaaatcagtGATCTCAGTGTCAGGACAGCCGTACAGCTTTCACTGACTGCGTTGATAGTCTGCCTTCTCACATCAGGACACAGTGGCCTGAGTTAATGGACTTCAGTGACTGGCATGTTTCCAAACagtcaagaaaggaaaaaggaggaaatcatTGCTTCCCAGTAAGAAGAAATGGAGCAGAGTGAGAAGACTGATCTTACGTTCTCCTTtttagggcaaaaaaaaaaggagataaaattttGAATATGATTAAATGAAATGGTGGTGGGATATTTTGACAGTCTCCAGAGCAGTTACAAACAAGAGTGTTATTTCCAAAATGTGTAAACTATTGTCTGAAATACCAGAATTAGCCTGCAGCATTTAGGATATCACTCCATGACTCCAAATGCAATTTTATGTGTCTTTCagggttgattttattttatttccaaaatagaaCATGAATCCTTCTCAGTCTTGGAATTGAATGTTTAAAAATCTAATATATTTAATGGGATTCTTAActgtctaaattttttaaaatgctacttTTGTTCATTCTTAAAGGGATTTCCCAAACTGTCACTCTTATGTTATCTATTAATGTTGTTTTAACATCTTTCAGAAAAAATTGGTAATAAGACCTCTGTAGCCATAGCTAGTTCTGACGTGAAACCAAAATCAATAAGTCGTgccaaaaaatggtcagaagagaTAGAAAATCTGTACCGATTTCAACAAGCAGGATATCGAGATGAAATTGAATATAAACATGTGAAGCAAGTTTCTATGGTAAGATTTATGCCTCTACAAACCTGAACTCAAAATGGGTGTGTTAGGTGgtgaaaagttctaaaaaaaacaaaaacaaaaacaaacaaacaaaacccaccacCAACAAAGAATCAGAGAATACTAAAAGGGAATTCTACTCCAagtctctcattttatttatttttttaaatttgtttttttaaagatttactacCATTTTATTGAAGGgcaaactttctttaaaattccaGATGTGAAAGTGCCTTAGGAAAATTCTGATGCTGTTGTGGAAAATGCAGTGAAGGTCTCCAACAGAACGCAGCCTGTCTGGGTCCCCGGTGGCTCTCCTGGGGCCAGCAGATGCCAGCTGGGAGTGGGCACTGGACCACAGGCTCGCTAGACAAGTATTACTTTTGCCTTTGCAACCCTCTCATTTTATTGATAGGGAACTAAGGCCCAGGAGAATGATTTTCAGGGAGACTGAGGCAAGAGGTGtttcctcagcacagaaacaTTAAGAATTGTCTAGCTTTTACTGAGCAGCTGTGCTGTGCTAAATGAATCTTTTATGGTAGACCATCAAAGCAGAGTCTTTTTCTCTCGCTAAAGCAACTCTGTTATCAGATAGTTAGTTTGCTGTGGAACTActgtttctttcctgtttcttttttcttttaaccataaATTATAAAGGGGTTAAATTCTGCTTTAGGTGACAAATCTCCTGACTTTGGTTGTGTATTCCAGGCTTTCTTGAGAGATTAAAgacatggttttgtttttcaaagacgAGACCAAAATCTAGATAAGGCCCCAGTttataatgtgattttttaaattcatttattctactgAATACTAGGGACTGGGTTTTAAAGAATATTATAGAATGTGACagtattcataaatatattttaatttttagagttgAGGTTACAACAAAGTGTTTATtattaacttgtttatttttaattgtattttttattattaactcACCGTTTTTCAGAGACTAATTTATAGGTGGGTTTTTCAGATCcccatattctttttcttccttctttctgctctttgaTCTCTACTTAACACTTCCTAAAAAAGTAGATGGAAAAAAGGATGGAGGCAATATAGAGTTAAAACAATAGACTCTTTCATTTAACAGATGTTAATTTAATAGCGATtatcaggggtggggagggatgaaatTAATGATACTGATCAAATGAGTATTGGATTGAGGACTATGACTTTCACATATCCACTTTTTCATATCTACTAGCATTTTACTCTTTGGTCCCCATTACCAACAGGGAGTTTTCATTATGCTAGCATCTGTGGCTTTTAAATAGATAAAGCACAAGCATTAGCATTTTAGTACAGTTCAAAAATAAGCTTCATACACCTTGCCTTAAGATTGGGGTGCCCCCAAAGGTGCATAAGACCAAGGATCATACAGGCAAGGTGATCATACAGGCACTGATACACCTATACCACCATCTCAGAAACTGCTGTGATTGAGATTAGAGATAAGAGATTAAGATAAATGCAGATTTAAGGGAACACAAAGAACACCCTTAAAGGGGAAGTCCCACAAAACacctgaggggtgtgtgtgtgggatgAAGGGAAGAACAACCCGATCCACTGTAGGACTTGACAATTACAGAGAGGTTTTACATTTCATTTCAGTGTGTATCTATCAGGTGTCTGCTATGTGCAAATTTCTGTGTCAggtgttttaaaaagataaatgtaaaagCAAGTACCTGACTTCAAGAAATTTATTGGGCCAGTGAGAAGAGTGGGAAGAGGATTTGGAAACAGCCTGTCCATGCTTTGCCTCCTGGCTCCCCTCCTTGGCTAGGTATCCCTGAACAAGGTTCATAACCCTTACTGAGCTCAGGTGTAAATGGCAATGCCAGTGCCTGCTTTAGAAAATTATCTCaggaattaaatgaaatcatgtgttGGAAGTGCCTCACATTGTAGTGTTCAGCAGtaatttgttgagtgaatggtgTTCAGTGAATGACAGCTTCTATTATTCTTATATCTTGGAGTGGAAGATTAAGAATGACAAACAATAAAAACTTATGCAAGTTAAAATATACGCCCCCTAAAattaaaggaagataaaaatttcttcctttagGGACAATCTTCCCAAATGGCTTCATGCCACGAGGCATTTGCAGTGGGTCTTAAAGGATGGATAGGATGGTAACTGAAGGCTTGCCTTGATTGGCAGTGGTCTGAAGGGGTTGCATGATGTTCTTGTCCTTACCTGAAGAAGCACACGTCCTTATGGACACTATTAATGCTTACTAATCTCCTGCCCAAGGAGAGCTGAAGGACCATATCACCCCCTGCAACCATTCTCTAAGGAATGAAGTTTACTTAGGTTGAATGGGAGTGATGGGTAGAAAGCCaagaaaaaattatgaagcaGCAAAGGGGTATAGAAAGAAAGAATCCTAGAGGCTGATAAGATGGAACCAATATAGCTGTTTGGAGGCCCCTCCTGATTTCCTGGGGTGAGGTGGCTGGAAGCAGGACCTCAGttcttgtcttctttgaagaaagagtTCAGCAAAGAGACAGATTGTGAAGCAGCTAAAGTGTTACTGGAAGCAAAGTACATGTAGAAGAACACATGGGTGGACTCAGAGTAAGTTGTGCCCAACAGGGGTGGCTTAGGTTGCTTATGTGGGGGGCAGTCTTCCACATtatctctggccagtcatcttgttTGTGCCCATATTTGGCCAGACAGGGTCCTTCCTAGTGGGTGTgcacacatctctcagccaagatggattccagcgcgaaggtttctgggaggttggcgGGACATATTATGGGCTGGTGGCTCCTCCCTCCTTTGGCCCCTCCTGAGACTGAGGACCCCTTCTCTGTGCATGTGTCCAGCTGGGAAATCCCCTTGGCcacaagaatgagaaaaatgtagTTGCAGTGTCTCCCACCCAATCGGGACTCTGTTCCTGCTGGTCTCTTAtctcaaggtgtcagcaggagaCTGGTTGtagctgctcagcctgggcctATATCTCCTTCCTCACTCCTACATGAAGTGCTGTGGGTGTTCTGAAGAAGCAGCAGTGTACTGTTTCTTCACTGAATGAAGTGGTTGGGGGACCCTAGTAAATAAGAGAGCCTGCTCTTGGCCTCAAGAGGAAAAGAGCAGTAATGGTGTCTTGAgaacttcttcctttctctgctgaGGGTAATGGAAGCAACAAAAAGCAGGCTTGACCTAAGCATTGCTTTTCTCTGTGATGTGCATGTCAGAGAGCCTGCCAAGGTTTACCAGATAGGCTGCTACCCATTTGTACTAACTCCTAAATAAACAAGATGACAGAAGAAAGCGAAAAGATGTTATTAGAAAACAAAGGATGTGTGTACTTTTGTATTTGTGGCATTTTTGTATTCCAGTTCGGAAGCTGTGATTTATAAGTGGGGGATTGGAGAATGAGTAGCTGCCTGTAGAGATGATGTTGAAGAACAGGACTTGGTTTTTATGCCACGAACAGAAAATCCAAATAATAGGGTCTGACAGTGAAGGAGTACATGTCACACAACCCAGAAGCAACATCtctaacaacagcaaaaaatgcAATGACCTGAGCAAGCAGGTGTAACGTGAATTcagaaaggaaggggagaaaaagaaaaatgtccaaaCTAGATCAAGCCAAACCAATGTGGCAGACAAAAAAGACTAGTGGGGAGAAGGTAAGACAAGATTGCTGAGGACTACGTTCATGACCTCAAATTTCCATGAAAAATTGAGTTTCAGGGTGTGAACTTGAAACATGGACATCAGGAAATACACATGCACCTTTAGGTATCTCTAGTCTAACTGCTTCCTTTAGTCACCCCTGTGGCCTAGGCATAACCCTAATTTCCTCCTTGGGTATTATTTTTAGAAGTTAGTAAGTAATAATACCTAAAATAGTTTGTAAACAAAAGAAGGATAAAGTTTAGATTATTTTGAATGTTTAATCTTGGCTTCAGAGTAGAAATTTAAACTAGAAATTGAGATCTAGGGAGAAGCATTGCattagttgttttacagtgtaaGGTTGCAACTTAAGTgcggggtgtgggtgtgtgtgtgtgtaagatatCACTAAGAGCTCAAGTATTTTTAAATCGAATTTTGTGCTTTGTTTGATGTGACTTGTGCTTTTAACTGTCCAATagtgaaatattatataaaaagaaCACCAGCACGACAACATTTGTATTCTGGTTTTCAATATACAGGTAGATCGTTGGCCAGAGACAGGATATGTGAAGAAACTTCAGAGACGGGACAATACATTCTATTACTACAACAAACAGAGGGAATGTGATGACAAAGAAGTCCACAAAGTGAAAATTTATGCTTACTAAGCTTTCTTCTTGGTATTACCCTgtcattatctttttaaaaacccactGTTTCATTCTTCATCATGTAAGTGTCATTTTACAAAATACTCCAAAATGCAGACCATGAAACTTGGTCTCTGGTAATCATCCCATTGTGTTCTAAAATATAACTTCAGTAGCATTCCGTTGGTGCCCACCTTGGTCTGCTTCTTCCTGTTTTAACCGTGGTAGCATAACTACAGTAAGTTCCCTGCGTACAAATGAGTTCCGTTCTGAGAGcgcattcataagtccaatttgtttgtaagtccaacaaagttagcctaggtgcccaactaacacaattggctgtatagtactgtagtGTCATAGatatataatacttttcacacaaataatatataaaaaacaaaaaataaacatttttaatcttacagtacaaccactggcatacaggggctgtcactgagtgaacaggcaagaagagttactgactggaggagggaggggaggtgggagatggtagagctgaaggattgtcagcacTAGGAGATGGAggacaagctgcaatttcactcacgcccAACGCTGATGGAACACACGTTCGCATcattgaaagttcgcaacttgaaggtgcATATGTAGGAGACTCACTGTACTATGCAGGGGAAGAAAGAGCCCTACTTGAAATCATCCCAGCGGTTGTGTAGAGGTTATGTAGAGGTtagcaccaccccctccccaaccaaGCCTTTACCA
The window above is part of the Hippopotamus amphibius kiboko isolate mHipAmp2 chromosome 4, mHipAmp2.hap2, whole genome shotgun sequence genome. Proteins encoded here:
- the MEIG1 gene encoding meiosis expressed gene 1 protein homolog, with product MAERGLPQRARPAEKIGNKTSVAIASSDVKPKSISRAKKWSEEIENLYRFQQAGYRDEIEYKHVKQVSMVDRWPETGYVKKLQRRDNTFYYYNKQRECDDKEVHKVKIYAY